A window of Fluoribacter dumoffii NY 23 contains these coding sequences:
- the apbC gene encoding iron-sulfur cluster carrier protein ApbC has protein sequence MTTEETVIRLLNSLKDPFLGLTAKEMNLQCSLEMTENHLLLNLTAGFPCSSLEKQYKPELHAALRSTFPNQEVIIHLNEVIKPHKTQLYGKGLRGVKNTIAVASGKGGVGKSTVTVNLATALARLGARVGILDADIYGPSIPLMLGSTEPVQISGDQYLPAKAHGLQSMSIGYLTNNEQAIIWRGPMLAKSLIQMLDITLWDNLDYLFIDLPPGTGDIQLTLVQKIPLTAAIVVTTPQNVATLDAQKAINMFSKTGIDVLGIIENMATHICSQCGHQETIFGAGGAEHLCATHHVTLLGQLPLDGRIRQNCDEGCPTATKPYDGLTDTITKAALMSAIELAKRPINYADKFPKIVVE, from the coding sequence ATGACCACTGAAGAAACTGTAATTCGCTTGCTGAACTCGCTAAAAGATCCATTCCTGGGCCTTACCGCTAAAGAAATGAATTTACAATGCAGCCTTGAAATGACGGAGAATCACTTACTCCTCAATCTCACTGCCGGATTTCCCTGCAGTTCACTGGAAAAACAGTATAAACCTGAATTACATGCAGCCTTACGCTCCACATTTCCTAATCAGGAGGTGATAATTCACCTCAATGAAGTAATTAAACCCCACAAGACACAACTTTATGGCAAGGGATTGCGGGGAGTAAAAAATACAATCGCTGTAGCATCAGGTAAAGGAGGCGTGGGAAAATCCACGGTCACAGTCAATTTAGCTACGGCCTTAGCTCGATTAGGAGCTCGGGTGGGTATTTTAGATGCAGACATCTATGGTCCAAGTATCCCTTTAATGCTTGGCTCAACCGAGCCAGTACAAATCAGTGGCGACCAGTATCTCCCCGCCAAAGCTCATGGATTGCAAAGCATGTCTATTGGCTACCTGACAAACAATGAGCAAGCAATAATCTGGCGCGGTCCTATGCTTGCCAAATCTTTAATCCAAATGCTGGATATTACTCTTTGGGATAACCTGGATTATTTATTCATTGACTTACCGCCAGGAACGGGCGACATTCAACTGACTTTAGTGCAAAAAATTCCCTTGACTGCAGCCATAGTAGTAACCACACCGCAAAATGTAGCAACACTGGATGCACAAAAAGCAATAAATATGTTTTCCAAAACAGGGATTGATGTATTAGGTATTATAGAAAATATGGCCACGCATATTTGCAGCCAATGTGGACATCAGGAAACAATTTTTGGTGCAGGTGGAGCGGAGCATCTTTGCGCTACCCATCATGTTACCTTACTCGGACAACTTCCTTTGGACGGACGCATAAGACAAAACTGTGATGAGGGTTGTCCCACCGCAACGAAACCCTATGATGGGTTGACGGATACAATAACAAAAGCAGCCCTGATGAGCGCAATTGAGTTAGCGAAAAGGCCTATTAATTATGCAGATAAATTTCCCAAAATTGTTGTTGAGTGA
- a CDS encoding CsiV family protein, which translates to MERLIILTISFLYSALALAQASYQIDLIIFAHPNQITGLAVDTPLIPMNTNAIPLKMETDKSGKPYRLLPPSSSSLRDEYYLLTRKSRYQVLGHYSWRQPANNQSNVVLPLAEHNGWQMQSTINVKQSNYYSFDAEVQVSPPGNPQSSFTVSQKQRLKGEVVYYLDNAQIGMLVKIHKQG; encoded by the coding sequence ATGGAACGATTAATAATATTAACAATTAGCTTTCTGTATTCCGCCCTCGCCTTAGCCCAAGCATCCTATCAAATTGATTTGATTATTTTTGCACACCCAAATCAAATTACAGGATTGGCTGTCGATACGCCGCTTATCCCAATGAACACAAACGCTATACCCTTGAAAATGGAGACCGATAAATCAGGAAAACCTTATCGATTGTTGCCTCCTTCTTCATCAAGTCTTCGGGATGAGTATTATCTGTTGACTCGAAAATCACGCTATCAGGTTCTTGGACATTATTCCTGGAGGCAACCTGCAAATAACCAAAGCAATGTTGTTCTTCCTCTGGCAGAACATAACGGTTGGCAAATGCAAAGTACTATAAACGTCAAGCAAAGCAACTATTATTCTTTTGATGCTGAAGTGCAGGTCTCTCCACCTGGGAATCCACAATCGTCGTTCACTGTATCGCAAAAACAACGCCTCAAGGGTGAGGTGGTTTATTATCTGGATAATGCCCAAATTGGCATGTTAGTTAAAATTCATAAACAAGGGTAA